A segment of the Phoenix dactylifera cultivar Barhee BC4 chromosome 15, palm_55x_up_171113_PBpolish2nd_filt_p, whole genome shotgun sequence genome:
aagcatcggagggctggcgcAGGAAAtctcggccaccggctttttgcaggtcctccgGAGAACGCCATcggccgacggaccgccacccgccatctcacgccggagctcctccttctcagccgttGGTCGCCCCCGAGTCTAAATTCCAGCAACACATATCATCCAGGATCTTTTTGTACAAATTGTTTGTGGTTAGCGTAAATCTTGAGATATGGATAGTTTTTGCCCGTATTATACAAATTAGGGCTAAAACCAAATTTAGCCGGAGTCAACCAAGTGAATAATTTCAATAGACCATGCATAGCCCGGTAAGAATCAGTATCATAAATCAAGCATAGGTTGCACATTTTTGGCACTTCATGTATCTATACATGTATGCATCTATATTTCTTTGTAGaaacaacaaacaaaaaacaCATTATCATTGATTTTTCTAATACTTTACAATATCACTCATCTTCAGATCAGCCATTGTTGATAGAGGTGGAGAATGAGCACTAAGGGTTTCTTCAACGATGTTCGATAGCAAGGAAGAGGTAGATGATGGTGGAAATTGGATGGGTATCAATGAGGGTTGGAGAGCAAGcgtgagagatggagaggggatCAGTGCGTACCAAAGTAACAGACTCatggagggagagaaagagatagGAGAAGGACGAGCGAGACAACAACCATAACAACTGTAATGATGCTAGATGGTGGTAGAGGTCATCGGAAGGAGAGTAGGAGGAGCATAGTGGAAGGGTATAGGGGTTAAAGGAGCGGAGAAGTAAAAAGAAGCAACCTCTCtcaaattattatagaaataatatatttaaaaaattataaaagttaTCAATATTATCTCGACGATCAAGAGTTTTTAGATTAAATTttagtaaaatttttatttccaATGGTTCTAGTTTGTCGGtactaaaattatattttaacatACAGCTTCGATCTATTCAAGAGATCTATCAAAAAAATACTTCTTGCTAATAGCTCATGCAGGGCTATTAGCAAAATTTGGCACGAAAGACTCTTTTTCTTGCGGTGGATATTATGTACAATATTGCATTTagcaaggtatttctcatgaaattatgaaattctaaaattatttcaaaatctAGGTTATGATTGGACATTCTTACGATGAGCATTGAACTTAAAAAGAATGTCTCGTGGTGGAAGCTTTTTGAGCATATACTTATTCTTCTTATATCTTTCTTGTTTACTACTAGTGCACACCTTGTATTATACTTAAAAAATGGacaaaaataacttttttttataatttttatttgtgTACTCAAAAATGAATAAATTAGTTACAAGTCCAATGATGTCTTAAAGAAAAGAGGGCAAAGGATCTTCCACAGCATCCTCCCTTTTGGCGCTCCATCTGCAAAATATAAAAGATGCAATTAATtagaatataattttatataatataagaATAATCTTGCTTGTTTCAATATATGaaaatatctatatttgttcaaTTATATTTAAGTGTCTTGAAAATCAGAGATTATCTTTGGGATTGCTGTTGATATTAGAACTTTTGGGTGGGGGGTGTTTGGAAGTATAGCAGCGCAGCAGCTGATCCAAATCCCAAAGGGAGGAGAAGCAATTATTTCTATGTTCCACTTCAGAAAGATCCACAAGCCATGAAAATTTTTAACCAACGAGATGACGACACGTCAGGACACTAGCTGACTCAGTGAAGCAAGTTCATACAACCAACACTGTTGAGTCCAACCTAAGGCCCAAAACGGACATCCACAAACTAATCAATGGCGTGTGCGGATAAAGACACCCTTCCTTTGTGCACGGAGACGGTGGCATTCGATCCGTAAATAAACCCATATCAGGTGGCATTCTGCTGGACGACTTTAACCGCCTCTGGGCCGTTGCGGGACCCTCCTCTATAAAAGCCCCGTTCGCCTCTGCTTCCATGCATGCAGATCAGCCgagtcgagagagagagagagagtgcgaggggaggaggggagagAGCGGAAATTCCCCATCCTTGGatcatttcatcttcttttTGGGTAAAAATTTCGCTCCCCAATTGCCCATCGCGAGCTATCCCATTCTAATgagtttctcttttttcttctcccttctttctttttaatttttagggTTTTGGATTTCGATTGAGAGCGACGTCGAAGATGGACGTAGACCAGATTTGTAACATCATTGGCATCTTCGGTACCTTGACTAACGATCAAGCTCTAACCCTAGATCTGCACTCCTTTACTTCCTTCTCCCTCactgatctctctctcttctttttttttttgggccgtTTCTTGGTGATTATTTCGACTTAGAaggttaaatatatatatatatctaccaGATTTCTGATTTCTCAATCTgaaatctctctctccctcttcttttgTGTTCCCGCCACCCAATCGGTGTGTTTCTACAATTTCGGAGCAcaatctttcattttttttcctcaaatgcggcaaaatttcaaatttcagaaagcTTAATTCTTCTTCTAGTTCTTGATTctaattatatttttcttttcttttttttttgttgttctatcTTAATTTCTCAGGCAATATCATCTCCTTTGGCTTGTTTCTCTCCCCCTTGTAAGATACTAAGATCCCTTTCTCTCTCCGCATGTGCGCGCGGATTTGTTTTCCTctctatttaatttattttttttcctacgGTTCCTCTCGCATTGTTTTAAAGAAAATTAGCGAAatccttccaaaaaaaaatgacgACGAGGGTTTGATTTGATTTGATCCGGAATTTATCTGGAAATGGGGAATTAATGGCGGTGGTTCAGGCCAACGATCATAACGATATACCAGAGGAGGGCGGTGGAGCAGTTCTCCCCGATCCCGTACCTGGCGACTTTCCTCAACTGCGTGTTGTGGGTCTTCTACGGCCTCCCCTTGGTCCACCCCAACGCCCTCCCCGTCGTCACCATCAACGCCGCCGGCGTCGTCTTCGAGACCCTCTACCtcgccatcttcttcctctactCCCCCAGGCAACTCCGCCTCAAGGTCGTCAAGATCTTGCTGGCGGAGCTGGCCTTCATCGTGGCGGTGATGGCGGTGGTCCTCACGACGGCGCACACCCACGAGCGCCGCTCCCTCATCGTCGGCGTCCTCTGCGTCGTCTTCGGCACCTGCATGTACGCCTCCCCCCTCTGCATCATGGTAAGCCCGAGAGAGGAGTCCTAATTAACAACCATGCGCTACTACTTCTGATGATGATCTCGTCGATGATGGCGATGCGCGGTGTTTTCGCCATTAATTTGAAAGCATGCACGTCTTGTGTGGGTGCACAGAAACTGGTGATCGAGACCCGGAGCGTCGAGTACATGCCCTTCACCCTCTCCCTGGTCGGCTTCCTCAACGGCGTCTGCTGGACCACCTACGCCATCCTCCGCCACGATATCTTCATCGCCGTACGCAAGCTCAGCAGAACGCAAAACGATTTATTCCCCCTTGCGTGCAATTTTTCCATACTAACTTTCTTCCACGTGGCAGATACCGAATGAGATGGGTGCGGTGTTCGGGCTGGCAGAGCTGATCCTGTACGCCATCTACTACAGGACCACCCCAGAGCAGGACTCCTCGTCGGAGGCCGCCTGAAGTCTGCACTCTAAATTCCGTTCTCTTGTCTTCTCCGGAACGCTTCGTTCGAATGCCAACTGCAAGGCGATGGAGGGTGCTCCCACCACCTCCATTAATTGGTCATCAGTTTCAATTGAAAGACGTACATCTGCTGCTGTATGTGCGActgcatccatccatccatccatccaccaCGGATGGATGGTGATGATgatcgatgatgatgatgatgctgttATACTACTATGCTGATATCTTCGATCATTGTTGAGTATGCCTTCAACATTTGCAGAAATAATACATTCGCCTTGCACgcatacaaaatcaaaaaaaaaaaaaaaaaaaaaactaaatttaTCATGATATAGCGGCTCGATCACCATCCTTGATCCACTGTCAACAGACCTCCATTGATACAGCACACGCATCATATGATTTGTGGATATGATAAATGATACCGAAGTTGCCTACGTGAGTTGGCTCGAAAGACATAGATGATCCGAGCTTTTGCGTATCGACGACGTCGTTGGTGAATATTGAATAAGCCGTCCTTGTGTTGGCATTATATTAAGCATGCATAAACAAAGCGAGAAGATGGATCGTAATGAAATTAAGATAAACTGTAATTTATATAATGAACTGAGAAAGAAGTTATGGGCTCAAAAATAAAGAACAATGCAATACATTCATGCCTAACAATAAAAGTAATAATAAGTGAATTGCATACACGtagtctttatatatatatatatatatatatatatatatatatatatatatatatatatatatatatatatatatatatattcgctTATTTCTATCAATCAAGCAAGGCAACTTCAAACACATAAAGGTGATCTTTTCTGCATAGACTCCAAACGGTTTTGCTCGCCACAAGCTGAATGTGCTTCGAGTTAGTCTACATTGGGGTACTCATCTTAAAATGGCTTTTTAAAATGGTCAAATGACGTAACAGGTATATTTCCTCGGGAGTGGTTGGAATAACATAATTGCAAATGTTATTTTTATAGCATTGTCTCGAGATCAGCTTTTTAGGTTCTCATTCATCAATCCTGTTTAATGCCACATGTAATGTTACGATAAAGTCACTATAtcaaaactaattaatccaatgGTTGGACGAACGACCGGGTGGATCCTAGATCCAATTGATAGCATCAATCTCCGATTTGACTTTAAAAACTATGCTTCTCGCACCCCTTCCACCATAGTTTTTCCCCATTTGCTGGGCAATAAAGAAACCACGATGGCAGCCAATGCTGATAAAGGTGGAGAATGAGCACATGAGGTTTCTTCAACAAAGCTCGATAGCAAGGAAGAGGTGGATGGTGGTGGAAATCGGTAACAATCAGTGTTGGAGATCAAGCGTGAGAGATGAAGATGAGAGTACGTATcaacaattttttatttaatgacATAATATATTTAAAGAATACGTATCAAAGCATGGAAACTGGAAGGGATGCACCTTTCTCAaattatttaatggcataatatatttaatagagtataaaattatatatcatattatctcgatgatcaagAGTTTTTATTTGATACAAAAGCTCAAGGGTTTGAATATAAGTTGGAACATCTTTTATTGAATTCCATTAAAATTGTTCTTGCCAATGGTTTTCGTATGTTGTCACTAAAATCATATTTTAAGATATAGCTTCGACATATTTGAGAAGTCCGTCAAAAAAAGAGAGGTGCTTCTTGCTAATAGCTTTTGCAGGGTTATTAGCAAAACTCGCCAGGAAAGCCTTTTTTCTTGCTGTGGATACTATGTACAATGTTACATTTGGCTAGGTATGTCGCATGAAATTATGAAATTCTAGAATTATTTCAGAATCTAGGGTATGGTTAGATATAGCTATTATTCTTGCGATGTACATGTATACTTCTAGCTAGAATCTTATTAGAAATAAGAGCATATGGATTGATTCGGATCAATATGGAATTATTACCCCACGCTCATTCTGTATTTTCTCCTTGGTTGGTAATAGTTGGAACAATGCAAATAATCTATGCAACTTTAATTTCTCTCGATCAATGCAATTTTAATTAGAGAATAATCTATTTCTCTATATCTTACATGGGTTTTATAATTATAGGAATTGGTTTTACAACCAACATGGGACTTGATGGAGCCGTTTTTACAAATACTCTCTCATGGATTTATTGGTGCTGCACTTTTTTTCTTGGCAGGAACGAGTTGTGATAGAATATGTCTTGTTTATCTCTGGTGAATTCTCCTGTCTTGTCAGGGTCAGCTGAGATGTCTTAATTGCTTATttatatctttcttcttcttcttcttcattggaGAATTTTGTGTCACTACTGAAAGTTTAGCCTTAACTGGGGAACCATTATGAATTAAACATGCGATGACGGTCAAGTGGAGAGGATCTCAATCAGCCCTATTCTACACCATACAAAGTGTATACACATAAAACTTCATCCATCTTACAAACTAAGTACCATGCATCAATCGatgaattaattaataattatgGTAATGAAATATATGGCTTGTTTGTAActcatatttagaaatttttaaaactaattttggaGACCCTTATAAATGACACAATCAACAATACGCTCCCATACTTTTTATTTAGGTAATACAGCCATGCAAACTGGCACAGCCCTCAAGTAACACATGTCATGCCCTCGAGCCCGGCAGCCGCATCAACATTTAGAAAGCGTTCCCCACGCGCAGGCCCATCCCCTTTCCGTCGCTATTTTGTATCTGTCTGCGGGTGCCCGGAACCAGCAAACCCAAAATCCCTCTATTTTCTCGCTCACTTCCAATCGCTCTGGTTTTTGGCGGAGATGGCGGCGGAGGAGCGTCTCCCTCTCGACCGGAGGGAGCCGCTGCCGGGAAAAGAGGACGCGCCGATGCCGGaggtggaggcggcggcggagatGGCTGCGGGCGGCGGCGGAGATGGCGGCTGCGATGGAGGGGA
Coding sequences within it:
- the LOC103705875 gene encoding bidirectional sugar transporter SWEET5-like → MFDSKEEVDDGGNWMGINEGWRASVRDGEGISAYQSNIISFGLFLSPLPTIITIYQRRAVEQFSPIPYLATFLNCVLWVFYGLPLVHPNALPVVTINAAGVVFETLYLAIFFLYSPRQLRLKVVKILLAELAFIVAVMAVVLTTAHTHERRSLIVGVLCVVFGTCMYASPLCIMKLVIETRSVEYMPFTLSLVGFLNGVCWTTYAILRHDIFIAIPNEMGAVFGLAELILYAIYYRTTPEQDSSSEAA